From a region of the Primulina eburnea isolate SZY01 chromosome 7, ASM2296580v1, whole genome shotgun sequence genome:
- the LOC140836533 gene encoding LOW QUALITY PROTEIN: NEDD8-activating enzyme E1 regulatory subunit AXR1-like (The sequence of the model RefSeq protein was modified relative to this genomic sequence to represent the inferred CDS: deleted 1 base in 1 codon) yields MAEPKTKYDRQLRIWGEQGQAALEKSSICLLNCGPTGSETLKNLVLGGVGSITVVDGSKVELGDLGNNFMVDESSVGKSKAKTVCAFLQELNDAVKAKFIEEYPEALIVSNSSFFSQFTLVIATQLVEDSMVKLDRICRDANVMLIFARSYGLSGFVRISVKEHAVIESKPDHFLDDLRLNNPWLELKSFAESIELDTVDPVFHKHTPYVIILIKMAEEWAKTHDGNLPSTREEKTKFKDLIKSKMIATDEDNYKEAIEASFKVFAPRGISSSVQQIINDTCADVNSNSSDFWVLVAALKEFIANEGGGEAPLEGSIPDMTSSTELYINLQRIYQAKAEADFLVVEQHVRKILKKIGRDTDSVSKATIKSFCKNARKLKVCRYRPIEDEFNSPAQVELQKYLTDEDYSIAVVFYILLRAVDRFAANNNTFPGQYDGEMDEEISRLKTTAVALVSDLGCNGSTLTEDLINEMCRYGAAELHAVAAFIGGIASQEVIKLITRQFVPMIGTFIFNGVEHKSQLLLL; encoded by the exons ATGGCGGAACCCAAAACCAAATACGATCGCCAGCTCAG AATATGGGGTGAGCAAGGGCAAGCAGCTCTCGAGAAATCGAGCATATGTTTGTTGAACTGTGGGCCCActggatcggaaaccttgaaAAATCTAGTTCTTGGTGGGGTTGGAAGTATCACTGTTGTTGATGGTTCCAAGGTGGAGCTAGGGGATTTGGGAAATAATTTCATGG TGGATGAATCGAGTGTTGGGAAATCCAAGGCCAAAACAGTATGCGCATTTCTACAAGAGTTGAATGATGCTGTCAAAGCAAAATTTATCGAAGAGTACCCGGAGGCCTTAATTGTCTCGAACTCGTCATTCTTTTCACAGTTTACCTTGGTTATTGCCACCCAG CTTGTTGAAGATTCAATGGTAAAACTGGACCGAATCTGTCGTGATGCAAATGTCATGTTGATATTTGCCCGCTCTTATGGCCTTTCTGGTTTTGTCCGGATCAGTGTAAAG GAACATGCAGTGATTGAATCAAAGCCCGACCATTTTCTGGATGATCTTCGACTAAATAACCCATGGCTAGAGCTCAAaag CTTTGCAGAAAGCATTGAGTTGGATACAGTGGATCCCGTTTTTCACAAACACACTCCATATGTTATCATTCTTATTAAGATGGCAGAGGAGTGGGCCAAAACTCATGATGGAAACCTGCCATCAACAAGGGAAGAGAAAACAAAATTTAAG GATTTAATCAAGTCCAAGATGATTGCAACTGAC GAGGACAATTATAAAGAAGCCATCGAAGCATCATTTAAAGTTTTTGCTCCTCGAGGAATTA GTTCGAGTGTTCAACAAATAATTAATGATACCTGTGCTGATGTTAATTCCAACTCATCAGATTTTTGGGTGTTGGTCGCTGCTCTAAAG GAATTTATAGCTAATGAAGGTGGTGGAGAGGCTCCTTTGGAGGGATCAATCCCAGATATGACATCTTCAACTGA GTTGTATATTAACCTGCAAAGGATCTACCAGGCCAAGGCTGAGGCAGATTTTCTCGTTGTGGAGCAGCATGTgagaaaaatattaaagaagATAGGCAGAGATACAGATAGCGTCTCAAAGGCCACCATAAAAAGCTTTTGCAAAAATGCACGAAAGTTGAAG GTTTGCAGATATCGCCCCATCGAGGATGAGTTCAATTCTCCAGCTCAGGTTGAATTACAGAAGTATTTAACAGATGAAGACTACAG CATTGCCGTGGTATTTTATATTCTTCTACGAGCCGTGGATCGCTTCGCTGCAAATAACAATACTTTTCCAGGGCAATATGATGG TGAGATGGATGAGGAGATATCAAGATTGAAAACAACAGCTGTTGCCCTAGTTAGCGACTTGGGTTGCAATGGATCGACCTTAACAGAAGACCTTATTAATGAGATGTGCCGGTATGGTGCTGCAGAGCTTCATGCTGTAGCTGCCTTTATTGGTGGAATTGCTTCACAGGAGGTGATTAAG CTCATTACTAGGCAATTTGTTCCAATGATTGGAACATTTATCTTTAATGGGGTCGAGCATAAGTCACAGCTGTTGTTACTTTAA
- the LOC140836532 gene encoding fatty acid hydroperoxide lyase, chloroplastic produces the protein MSGLMSCRMMASPSAAPLSSSPPESSPSSAARMPIPGSYGWPIIGPLSDRLNYAWFQGPEKFFKTRIEKFNSKVFRTNLPPTFPFFLKVNPNVVALLDVKSFSYLFDMDLVEKSDVLVGDFMPSVKFTGGKRVCAYLDTSEPKHTQVKNLASSMLRQSSSIWVPSMESSLDTLWDSTESKLSTSSNGVSYYLPIAKFLFTFLSRTLLRADPSSTPVVSKYGHLIISVWLALQIVPTTAINTFQPLPEILLHSFTYPFWLISFGYQKLSDFVKNQAKEILSHAQSEFNLTEEETVHDLLFILGFNAFGGFALFFFSLINALGDNQNLHEKLRKEARQTLAKNNNTLSFESVKQMELINSFVYETLRLNPPVPLQYARARKDFDLETEGRVFTIKKGELLCGYQPLVMKDSAVFENPEEFVYDRFTREKGGEELLMYLYWSNGPQRGGDGPSAANKQCPARDVVPMTAALFLADLFRRFDNITISSGSRITSLQKAK, from the exons ATGGCATCGCCATCTGCCGCGCCGCTATCCTCTTCTCCACCAGAGTCTTCGCCGTCATCCGCTGCCAGGATGCCGATCCCCGGCAGCTACGGTTGGCCGATCATCGGCCCTCTCTCCGACAGGCTGAACTATGCCTGGTTCCAAGGCCCCGAGAAGTTCTTCAAGACGAGAATCGAGAAATTCAACAGCAAAGTTTTCCGAACAAACTTGCCCCCGACGTTTCCTTTCTTCCTCAAAGTGAACCCGAACGTTGTTGCCCTCCTGGATGTGAAGTCTTTCTCATACCTTTTCGACATGGATCTCGTCGAGAAGAGTGATGTTCTTGTCGGAGACTTCATGCCCAGCGTCAAATTCACCGGCGGTAAGCGGGTTTGCGCATATCTTGATACGTCCGAACCTAAACATACTCAG GTAAAGAACTTGGCTTCTTCAATGCTCAGGCAAAGCTCAAGCATTTGGGTGCCTTCAATGGAGTCCTCACTGGATACATTATGGGACTCCACAGAATCCAAGCTCTCTACCTCCAGCAATGGCGTTAGCTACTACCTACCTATCGCAAAATTCCTATTCACCTTCCTCAGTCGCACCCTCCTACGCGCTGACCCGTCCAGCACCCCGGTAGTCTCAAAATACGGCCACCTCATTATCTCCGTCTGGTTGGCCCTTCAAATCGTTCCTACCACCGCCATTAACACCTTTCAGCCACTTCCAGAAATCCTCCTGCACTCCTTCACGTACCCTTTTTGGTTGATCAGTTTTGGATACCAGAAACTCAGTGATTTCGTCAAAAATCAAGCCAAAGAGATTTTATCACATGCCCAGAGCGAGTTCAATCTTACCGAAGAAGAAACGGTCCACGACCTTCTTTTTATACTCGGATTCAACGCATTTGGTGGGTTTGCGTTGTTTTTCTTTTCACTCATTAACGCTCTCGGGGACAACCAAAATCTGCACGAGAAACTCAGAAAAGAAGCGAGACAAACCCTAGCAAAAAACAACAACACTCTGAGTTTCGAAAGCGTGAAACAGATGGAGCTAATCAACTCCTTCGTGTATGAAACCCTCCGTTTGAATCCCCCGGTTCCGTTGCAGTACGCTAGGGCGAGGAAAGACTTCGATCTCGAAACGGAAGGCAGGGTTTTCACGATCAAGAAAGGAGAGCTGCTGTGTGGGTACCAGCCCTTGGTCATGAAAGATTCGGCAGTGTTTGAGAATCCTGAAGAGTTTGTGTACGATCGGTTTACGAGAGAGAAAGGCGGGGAGGAGCTGCTGATGTATCTGTACTGGTCTAATGGGCCACAGAGAGGCGGAGATGGGCCGTCGGCGGCGAACAAGCAATGCCCGGCGAGGGATGTGGTGCCGATGACCGCCGCTTTGTTTTTGGCTGATTTGTTTAGAAGATTTGATAATATTACTATTTCTTCCGGTAGTAGAATCACTTCTCTCCAGAAGGCCAAGTGA
- the LOC140836536 gene encoding probable beta-1,3-galactosyltransferase 2 produces the protein MTSLLSCFAAATLGGILARHRKKPRAYIGCMKSGPVLAQRGVRYHEPEYWKFGETGNKYFRHATGQLYAISKDLAYYISVNQHVLHKYANEDVSLGSWFIGLDVQHIDDRRLCCGTAPDCEWKAQSGNLCAASFDWSCSGICRSVDRISDVHRRCGEGEDAIWKAAF, from the exons ATGACTTCTTTATTATCTTGTTTTGCTGCAGCAACTCTCGGGGGAATATTAGCAAGACACAGGAAAAAACCGAGGGCGTACATAGGATGTATGAAGTCGGGTCCCGTCCTTGCTCAGAG GGGGGTAAGATACCATGAACCTGAATATTGGAAATTCGGTGAAACGGGAAACAAGTATTTCCGTCATGCTACGGGACAATTGTATgccatttcaaaagatttggcTTATTACATTTCAGTAAACCA GCATGTTTTGCACAAGTATGCTAATGAGGATGTGTCTCTGGGATCTTGGTTCATTGGACTTGACGTTCAACATATCGATGATCGAAGACTTTGTTGCGGAACCGCACCTG ATTGTGAATGGAAAGCACAGTCCGGAAACCTGTGTGCTGCCTCATTCGATTGGAGCTGCAGCGGGATATGCAGATCAGTCGATAGAATAAGTGATGTCCACAGAAGGTGTGGAGAAGGAGAGGATGCTATTTGGAAAGCTGCCTTCTGA
- the LOC140836535 gene encoding uncharacterized protein, whose protein sequence is MAPSDGSRQIERSGDHDGRCHRIHLFLRTSNLYSLNQTSTREQKTGEILLFEYGTEASELIFSVQTPQAQRIGFTGIRHATCYPNHRGHWHIYWKQSAEFPQINCYSGKRDFGEFSVHNLPTKSVLYLTRNRCTRCHVNQANGVAYIYFVPVLERALYWLIGGYSTSQKDWKMASLIYLFSGPSGLVDARSGALNAS, encoded by the exons ATGGCACCGAGCGATGGAAGCAGACAAATAGAGCGGAGCGGCGACCACGACGGCCGGTGTCATCGCATTCACCTGTTTCTTCGCACTAGCAATCTCTATTCGCTTAATCAAACATCTACTCGTGAACAAAAAACGGGAGAAATCTTGTTATTTGAATACGGAACCGAAGCCTCAGAACTCATATTCTCAGTTCAAACACCTCAAGCTCAACGCATCGGATTTACAGGCATACG GCATGCGACGTGTTATCCAAACCACAGAGGTCATTGGCATATTTACTGGAAACAATCTGCAGAGTTTCCACAAATAAACTGTTACAG TGGTAAAAGAGATTTTGGAGAATTCAGCGTGCACAATCTACCAACAAAGTCAGTGCTGTATCTGACACGGAATAGATGCACAAGATGTCATGTAAACCAAGCTAATGGTGTTGCTTACATATATTTCGTTCCCGTTCTGGAAAGGGCTCTCTATTGGTTGATTGGCGGTTATTCCACTTCACAGAAGGATTGGAAAATGGCGAGCCTTATCTATCTGTTTTCAGGTCCTAGTGGTTTAGTAGATGCAAGAAGTGGAGCTCTAAACGCGAGCTAG
- the LOC140836530 gene encoding uncharacterized protein isoform X2 yields MVKPPTSKNEQDQGQISTKSELPLSDFINFRIAWPAEIQRQETTISDKRPEETKRFWSSTGLAADNFFFKLTDVGTTGTKAVAGLDNQNLFQNVQSSDPADGSAMSKTTESFSEWQADFQFAVSDNQHAAARSSVQVMASPDDSGNKIQDSQASHFAISEVDLSAHMDSVFIHKEDLTVGKPMDNPVASPASGDWNSDDLWTHMGRNETQIVGESDATVCPKDPFENLDNLSTSADLFQDFQWQTNNEDVPANKTMDGELNTMDVSQTVSDFDIVSSAKDDHTLEISNNLSAIDDISFEDFQWKTNAAGVTSNKTVNDEPSTNKQSQLAEVSFATINTGDNHSSKKSNDHSTSVDLFQDFQWQTNKTDMSENKRMHEENNTVDGDAFDEWDDFTGSASLQDPSQNEWIQNDHLTTSHRNSADIDVFSPHSTFDERDIDGFSEPNLFSTYTVNKSSAAENDSSSKPSVIRLSGTGGSSSDPASAANDSNDNDKPTNPEDDVKMLISQMHDLSFMLRTDLSIPPASWLAKFSYPRLRSCIFFNYCSMFVRYLVCQFISWMF; encoded by the exons ATGGTCAAACCACCAACCAGCAAAAATGAGCAAGATCAAGGGCAGATTTCTACTAAATCTGAATTGCCCTTGTCGGATTTCATAAACTTTAGAATAGCATGGCCAGCAGAGATACAGAGACAAGAGACCACTATTTCAGACAAACGACCAGAAGAGACTAAAAGATTTTGGAGTTCAACTGGACTCGCTGCAGAtaatttctttttcaaattaACTGATGTTGGGACTACAGGAACTAAAGCAGTTGCAGGTCTTGACAATCAAAATTTGTTTCAGAATGTTCAGTCGTCTGATCCAGCTGATGGGTCTGCCATGAGCAAGACCACTGAATCTTTCTCTGAGTGGCAGGCGGATTTCCAGTTTGCTGTATCCGACAATCAACATGCTGCAGCGAGATCATCTGTCCAGGTTATGGCTTCACCAGATGATTCTGGAAATAAAATCCAGGATTCTCAAGCATCACATTTCGCAATTTCAGAGGTTGATCTTTCTGCTCATATGGACTCTGTGTTTATCCATAAAGAGGATTTAACTGTTGGAAAGCCAATGGACAATCCTGTAGCTTCTCCAGCATCCGGTGACTGGAATTCAGATGATCTGTGGACTCATATGGGCCGTAATGAGACTCAGATTGTTGGGGAATCTGATGCTACAGTTTGTCCCAAGGATCCTTTTGAAAATTTGGATAATCTTAGCACGAGTGCTGACTTGTTTCAAGACTTCCAGTGGCAAACCAATAATGAAGATGTACCTGCAAATAAGACAATGGATGGGGAGCTTAACACAATGGATGTGTCCCAAACTGTGAGTGACTTTGATATCGTTTCAAGTGCTAAGGATGATCATACTCTAGAAATTTCAAATAATCTTTCTGCCATTGATGATATTTCGTTTGAAGACTTTCAATGGAAAACCAATGCGGCTGGTGTAACTTCGAATAAAACAGTTAATGATGAGCCTAGCACGAACAAGCAGTCTCAGCTTGCTGAAGTGTCTTTTGCTACCATTAATACTGGGGATAATCACAGTTCTAAAAAATCAAATGATCATTCTACCAGTGTAGACTTGTTTCAAGATTTCCAGTGGCAAACCAATAAGACTGACATGAGTGAGAATAAGAGAATGCACGAGGAGAACAACACAGTTGATGGGGATGCATTTGATGAGTGGGATGATTTTACAGGCTCTGCTAGTTTACAAGATCCATCCCAAAATGAATGGATTCAAAATGATCATCTTACCACTTCCCACAGAAACTCGGCGGATATAGATGTGTTCAGCCCTCACAGTACATTTGATGAAAGAGATATTGATGGCTTTTCTGAACCAAATCTATTTTCTACTTACACTGTTAATAAGAGTTCTGCTGCTGAAAATGATAGTTCATCAAAACCTTCTGTAATAAG GTTAAGTGGCACCGGTGGCTCATCTTCTGATCCTGCATCAGCCGCAAATGATTCAAACGATAATGATAAACCCACCAATCCCGAGGATGATGTCAAGATGCTGATATCGCAGATGCACGATCTTTCTTTCATGCTCAGGACGGATCTCTCTATTCCCCCCGCATCATGGCTCGCAAAATTCAGCTACCCAAGATTGAGAAGctgcattttttttaattactgtagtatgtttgtacgttatctggtatgCCAGTTCATTTCTTGGATGTTTTGA
- the LOC140836530 gene encoding uncharacterized protein isoform X1: MSEFTRDLIRQVQISTRSAAGLHGYDPNDPTLPALPSLSAAIATLEPSPSHLRCKLCQGSLLRGLQSNICVYCGARCQNDAGPDPICFNSTIGYQWLLRSLALDGSEMVKPPTSKNEQDQGQISTKSELPLSDFINFRIAWPAEIQRQETTISDKRPEETKRFWSSTGLAADNFFFKLTDVGTTGTKAVAGLDNQNLFQNVQSSDPADGSAMSKTTESFSEWQADFQFAVSDNQHAAARSSVQVMASPDDSGNKIQDSQASHFAISEVDLSAHMDSVFIHKEDLTVGKPMDNPVASPASGDWNSDDLWTHMGRNETQIVGESDATVCPKDPFENLDNLSTSADLFQDFQWQTNNEDVPANKTMDGELNTMDVSQTVSDFDIVSSAKDDHTLEISNNLSAIDDISFEDFQWKTNAAGVTSNKTVNDEPSTNKQSQLAEVSFATINTGDNHSSKKSNDHSTSVDLFQDFQWQTNKTDMSENKRMHEENNTVDGDAFDEWDDFTGSASLQDPSQNEWIQNDHLTTSHRNSADIDVFSPHSTFDERDIDGFSEPNLFSTYTVNKSSAAENDSSSKPSVIRLSGTGGSSSDPASAANDSNDNDKPTNPEDDVKMLISQMHDLSFMLRTDLSIPPASWLAKFSYPRLRSCIFFNYCSMFVRYLVCQFISWMF, encoded by the exons ATGTCCGAGTTTACACGTGACCTGATCCGGCAGGTCCAGATCTCGACCCGGTCAGCAGCGGGCCTACACGGGTACGACCCGAACGATCCGACTCTACCTGCCTTGCCATCGCTCTCCGCTGCTATCGCCACCTTGGAACCCTCTCCGTCTCATCTCCGCTGCAAACTCTGTCAAGGAAGTCTTCTCAGGGGATTACAGTCGAACATCTGCGTGTATTGCGGAGCTCGTTGCCAAAATGATGCTGGCCCAGATCCCATTTGCTTTAATTCTACCATTGGGTATCAGTGGTTGCTCCGTTCTCTCGCTCTGGATGGATCG GAAATGGTCAAACCACCAACCAGCAAAAATGAGCAAGATCAAGGGCAGATTTCTACTAAATCTGAATTGCCCTTGTCGGATTTCATAAACTTTAGAATAGCATGGCCAGCAGAGATACAGAGACAAGAGACCACTATTTCAGACAAACGACCAGAAGAGACTAAAAGATTTTGGAGTTCAACTGGACTCGCTGCAGAtaatttctttttcaaattaACTGATGTTGGGACTACAGGAACTAAAGCAGTTGCAGGTCTTGACAATCAAAATTTGTTTCAGAATGTTCAGTCGTCTGATCCAGCTGATGGGTCTGCCATGAGCAAGACCACTGAATCTTTCTCTGAGTGGCAGGCGGATTTCCAGTTTGCTGTATCCGACAATCAACATGCTGCAGCGAGATCATCTGTCCAGGTTATGGCTTCACCAGATGATTCTGGAAATAAAATCCAGGATTCTCAAGCATCACATTTCGCAATTTCAGAGGTTGATCTTTCTGCTCATATGGACTCTGTGTTTATCCATAAAGAGGATTTAACTGTTGGAAAGCCAATGGACAATCCTGTAGCTTCTCCAGCATCCGGTGACTGGAATTCAGATGATCTGTGGACTCATATGGGCCGTAATGAGACTCAGATTGTTGGGGAATCTGATGCTACAGTTTGTCCCAAGGATCCTTTTGAAAATTTGGATAATCTTAGCACGAGTGCTGACTTGTTTCAAGACTTCCAGTGGCAAACCAATAATGAAGATGTACCTGCAAATAAGACAATGGATGGGGAGCTTAACACAATGGATGTGTCCCAAACTGTGAGTGACTTTGATATCGTTTCAAGTGCTAAGGATGATCATACTCTAGAAATTTCAAATAATCTTTCTGCCATTGATGATATTTCGTTTGAAGACTTTCAATGGAAAACCAATGCGGCTGGTGTAACTTCGAATAAAACAGTTAATGATGAGCCTAGCACGAACAAGCAGTCTCAGCTTGCTGAAGTGTCTTTTGCTACCATTAATACTGGGGATAATCACAGTTCTAAAAAATCAAATGATCATTCTACCAGTGTAGACTTGTTTCAAGATTTCCAGTGGCAAACCAATAAGACTGACATGAGTGAGAATAAGAGAATGCACGAGGAGAACAACACAGTTGATGGGGATGCATTTGATGAGTGGGATGATTTTACAGGCTCTGCTAGTTTACAAGATCCATCCCAAAATGAATGGATTCAAAATGATCATCTTACCACTTCCCACAGAAACTCGGCGGATATAGATGTGTTCAGCCCTCACAGTACATTTGATGAAAGAGATATTGATGGCTTTTCTGAACCAAATCTATTTTCTACTTACACTGTTAATAAGAGTTCTGCTGCTGAAAATGATAGTTCATCAAAACCTTCTGTAATAAG GTTAAGTGGCACCGGTGGCTCATCTTCTGATCCTGCATCAGCCGCAAATGATTCAAACGATAATGATAAACCCACCAATCCCGAGGATGATGTCAAGATGCTGATATCGCAGATGCACGATCTTTCTTTCATGCTCAGGACGGATCTCTCTATTCCCCCCGCATCATGGCTCGCAAAATTCAGCTACCCAAGATTGAGAAGctgcattttttttaattactgtagtatgtttgtacgttatctggtatgCCAGTTCATTTCTTGGATGTTTTGA